One window of the Salvelinus sp. IW2-2015 linkage group LG10, ASM291031v2, whole genome shotgun sequence genome contains the following:
- the LOC111969494 gene encoding LOW QUALITY PROTEIN: coatomer subunit beta-like (The sequence of the model RefSeq protein was modified relative to this genomic sequence to represent the inferred CDS: inserted 1 base in 1 codon) yields MTAAENVCYTLINVPNDSEPPSEVSLKADLEKGEIKAKTEALKKVIIMILNGEKLPGLLMTIIRFVLPLQDHTIKKLLLVFWEIVPKTTPDGKLLQEMILVCDAYRKDLQHPNEFIRGSTLRFLCKLKESELLEPLMPAIRACLEHRHSYVRRNAVLAIYTIYRNFENLIPDAPELIHDFLVNEKDASCKSNAFMMLIHADQDRALDYLSTCIDQVHTFGDILQLVIVELIYKVCHANPSERARFIRCIYNLLQSSSPAVKYEAAGTLVTLSSAPTAIKAAAQCYIDLIIKESDNNVKLIVLDRLIELKEHPTHERVLQDLVMDILRVLSTPDLEVRKKTLQLALDLVSSRNVEELVIVLKKEVIXTNNVTEHEDTDKFRQLLVRTLHSCSVRFPDMAANACLQLMEFLSDTKEAAAADVLEFVREAIQRFDNLRPLIIEKMLEVFHAIKTVKIYRGALWILGEYCSTKEDIQSVMTEVRRSLGEIPIVENEIKKEAGEGKPEEEVSAAPAAKLVTEMGTYVTQSALSSSRPSKKEEDRPPLRGFLMDGDFYVAASLATTLTKVALRYVAIVQDKKRQNSFVAESMLIMATILHLGKSSLPKKPITDDDVDRISLCLKVLSECSPLMNDIFKKECRKSLSHMLTVRLEEEKLSQKKESEKRNVLVQADDPISFMQLTAKNEXSSKEDQFQLSLLAAMGTTLNKEANDPMASKLNKVTQLTGFSDPVYAEAYVHVNQYDIVLEVLVVNQTNDTLQNCTLELATLGDLKLVEKPSPLTLAPHDFANIKANVKVASTENGIIFGNIVYDISGAASDRNXVVLSDIHIDIMDYIQPASCTDAEFRQMWAEFEWENKVTVNTNIADLNEYLHHILSSTNMKCLTPEKALSGFCGFMAANLYARSIFGEDALANVSIEKPIHLGPDAPVNGHIRIRAKSQGMALSLGDKINLSQKKTSV; encoded by the exons ATGACAGCCGCAGAGAATGTTTGTTACACTTTGATCAATGTTCCAAATGACTCCGAACCTCCATCTGAAGTCAGTCTCAAAGCAGACTTAG AAAAAGGAGAGATCAAGGCAAAGACAGAGGCCCTGAAGAAGGTAATCATCATGATACTGAATGGAGAGAAGCTGCCAGGCCTACTGATGACCATCATCCGATTTGTCCTCCCACTTCAAGACCACACCATTAAAAAGCTTCTGCTAGTCTTCTGGGAGATTGTCCCCAAAACGACTCCAGATGGCAAGCTGCTTCAGGAGATGATCCTGGTCTGTGACGCCTACAGAAAG GACTTGCAGCACCCCAACGAGTTCATCCGTGGATCCACCCTGCGCTTCCTGTGCAAGTTGAAGGAGTCTGAGCTGCTGGAGCCCCTCATGCCCGCCATCCGCGCCTGCCTGGAGCACCGCCACAGCTACGTTCGCCGCAATGCTGTACTGGCCATCTACACCATCTACAG GAACTTCGAAAATCTCATCCCAGATGCCCCTGAGTTGATCCATGATTTCCTTGTGAATGAAAAAGATGCCAGCTGCAAGAGYAATGCTTTCATGATGCTCATTCACGCAGACCAG GACAGAGCTCTGGATTACCTCAGCACCTGCATTGATCAAGTGCATACATTTGGAGATATTCTCCAGTTGGTCATTGTGGAGCTAATTTACAAG GTGTGCCACGCTAACCCGTCGGAGCGTGCCCGCTTCATCCGCTGCATCTACAACCTGTTGCAGTCCTCCAGCCCAGCCGTCAAGTACGAGGCAGCTGGCACTCTTGTCACGCTGTCCAGCGCACCCACTGCCATCAAG GCTGCTGCCCAGTGCTACATTGACCTGATTATCAAGGAGAGTGACAACAACGTGAAGCTGATTGTCCTGGATCGTCTGATAGAGCTGAAGGAGCATCCCACTCATGAACGTGTTCTCCAG GACCTGGTGATGGACATTCTGCGTGTTTTGAGCACGCCTGACCTCGAGGTCCGGAAGAAGACCCTGCAGCTGGCCTTGGACCTAGTTTCATCCCGGAATGTAGAGGAG TTGGTGATAGTTCTGAAGAAGGAGGTGA AAACCAACAACGTGACGGAGCATGAGGACACTGATAAATTCAGGCAGCTGCTGGTGCGCACCCTCCACTCATGCAGTGTACGCTTCCCTGACATGGCGGCcaatgcctgtct TCAGCTGATGGAGTTCCTGAGTGACACTAARGAGGCAGCGGCGGCTGATGTGCTGGAGTTTGTGAGGGAGGCCATTCAGAGGTTCGACAACCTGAGGCCCCTCATCATCGAGAAGATGCTGGAAGTCTTCCACGCCATCAAGACTGTCAA GATCTACAGAGGAGCGCTTTGGATCCTGGGAGAATACTGCAGCACTAAAGAGGACATTCAGAGTGTGATGACAGAAGTGCGCAGGTCYCTTGGAGAG ATCCCCATAGTAGAGAACGAGATCAAGAAAGAGGCTGGGGAGGGGAAGCCGGAAGAAGAGGTGAGCGCAGCGCCAGCAGCCAAACTGGTGACAGAGATGGGCACCTACGTCACACAGAGCGCCCTCAGCTCCTCCCGTCCCTCAAAGAAGGAAGAGGACAG GCCTCCTCTCAGGGGCTTCTTGATGGACGGAGACTTCTATGTGGCAGCCTCGCTGGCCACAACCCTGACCAAAGTGGCCCTGCGATATGTCGCCATCGTTCAAGACAAAAAGAGACAGAAT TCCTTTGTGGCTGAGTCTATGCTGATCATGGCCACCATCCTCCACTTGGGCAAGTCCTCTCTGCCCAAGAAGCCCATCACAGACGACGATGTGGACCGCATCTCGCTGTGTCTCAAGGTGCTGTCCGAGTGTTCGCCCCTCATGAACGACATCTTTAARAAGGAGTGCCGCAAGTCCCTGTCTCACATGCTCACTGTcaggctggaggaggagaagcTATCTCAGAAG AAAGAGTCAGAGAAGCGGAACGTACTGGTGCAGGCAGACGACCCCATTTCCTTTATGCAACTGACGGCCAAGAACGAGYCGTCCTCCAAGGAGGACCAGTTCCAGCTCAGTTTACTGGCTGCCATGGGAACCACTCTTAAYAAGGAGGCTAACGACCCCATGGCCTCCAAACTCAACAAG GTTACCCAGCTGACTGGTTTCTCAGACCCAGTCTATGCTGAGGCCTATGTCCATGTCAACCAGTATGACATTGTGCTGGARGTGCTGGTCGTCAACCAAACCAACGACACCCTTCAGAATTGCACCCTGGAGCTGGCGACATTGG GTGACCTCAAGCTGGTTGAGAAGCCTTCTCCTCTCACTCTGGCACCCCATGACTTTGCCAACATCAAGGCTAACGTCAAAGTGGCGTCCACAGAGAATGGCATCATATTTGGCAACATAG tgtatGACATATCAGGAGCTGCCAGCGACAGGAACTGRGTGGTCCTTAGTGACATCCACATTGACATCATGGACTACATCCAGCCAGCCTCGTGCACAGACGCGGAGTTCAGACAGATGTGGGCCGAGTTTGAGTGGGAGAATAAG GTGACWGTGAACACCAACATTGCAGACCTGAACGAGTACCTCCACCACATCCTCAGCTCCACCAACATGAAGTGCCTGACCCCAGAGAAG